The DNA segment GAGTTGACATCCGCCGCCGCAATGTAGGTCGTTGCGGAGCCAGTGACACTGAAGTTACCCAGGGCCGACATGGTGAAGTTGCCAACGACAGTAGTCGAGTCGAAAGCATCGGTACCACCCGATTCGTTCAGCACCTCGGTATTGGCCGCGTCACCGTTTTCATCAAACGCTGTCACGCTCACGATACTGTCGGTCGTTGCCTGACCCGCGCCATCGTTATCGACAAGGAAGTTACCGATTTCAATGTTGTAACCATCCTTGCTGCTCAGGGTCAGCTTGCCGTCACCTTTGCTTGCCTCGGCGACAATACCCGTGGATGCCGACTGAGCATTGATCACGTTGGCCAGCGAGGTCAGATCGGTCCTGTCGGCAATTGTTGCCTCGATGTTGATAGCCGTCGAGTTCGCACCTTTCAGGGTGAAGCTGACCACACCGGTTTCAGCCAGGCCACTCAATTGAGCCTTGGTGCTGGCCTGAGCAGTAACACCAGTATCCGTGGTGACTTCATTGATGGCTGCTGCGAGATCACGAGCAGAACCGTTAGCGGCAACGGCGGATTGTGTAGCTTTCTGACCTTCAGGACCGGTGATTACCAAAGCACCTGCAGCAACTGCGGGCAGTCCGCTGACCGGAACGGCTGCAGCATTAGTCACAGCACTCCCGGTCACGGTACCGGAAGACTTGATAGTGAACGAGCCGATGTCGTTCGCGCTTGCAGATTTGATATTGACACCGATGGTTTCACGCGCATTCGCGCCCACCTGGAAGTCCACGTTCGCCATGGAACCGTCCAGAACCTTGCGACCACCGAAGGTAGTGGTCTCGGCAATACGATTCAGTTCCGATTGCAGGGTGCTGACTTCTTTCTGCAGCGCTTTGCGGTCGGACTCATCGTTGGTGCCGTTGGCGGATTGCAGGGACAGGTCACGCATACGCTGCAGGATGTTGGTGGACTGCTGCAGGGCACCTTCAGCAGTCTGCGCCAGGGAGATACCATCATTGGCGTTGCGGACCGCCACGCCCAGGCCGTTGATCTGGCTGGTCATACGGTTGGAAATCTGCAGGCCGGCGGCATCGTCCTTCGCACTGTTGATGCGGCTACCGGTGGACAGGCGCTGCATGGTGGTGGACAGGGCGTTGGCCGAGGTATTCAGGTTGCGCTGGGTATTGAGGGACGCAATGTTGGTATTGACAGTCAAAGCCATGGTGTTGTCCTCCGAGGACTGCGTGTTTGCCTGAGCGTGCGACCTTGGGTGGGCAGTGCCCAGGCACCCTTAAAGTTCGCATTCGTGATTTGTATCGGCGCAGGTATCCGGACCTTTAGGGCAATTCGCGATTTTTTTCGTTTTTCCTAATTCACCACTATTGACAAGCACTTAGGCTTCTCATGTGGCGATCTGGAATTGGGCGACTGACTGCGTCACAGCGGAAAGCCTCGCCAGCAGGCTGACTCCTGCGGGGATGGGGAGTGTCTACGGGTAGGCTCTCCCCTCCCCCACCAGCGGGAGAGGGGAGCAAAGGCATCAGCGCAGGTTGTTGAACAGGTTCAGGCTGCTGATCTTCACATAGCTCTGCTGGGCGGCGTCCAGGATGATCGACTGGAACGACAAGCGTGAGAGCGCCTCGGGGTAGTCCAGCTCGCGCAACTCTGCCTGCACCGCCTGGTTGACCAGGCCCACGTCTTCGTTGTCGGTGAGGGTGGTTTCGACAACGTTGAGGCGCGCGCCAATATCCCCTTGCACCGCGTCGACCCGGACCATGCCGTGGTCAAGATTTGTCAGTGCTTCGGCAACGGCATCGCGGACATCCAGGTTGCCTGCAGGCGTGTCAGTCGCCGACTCCAGCGCCATTCGCAGCTTGGCAATGGTGTCGAGGATGCCTTGCTTCTGTTCGCTCGGCTGCGGCGTGACCTGGATGGTTTCCCCCCCTACCGGCACGCCATCGAACACGATGCTGACGCCTCGGAACACCAACTTGTCGGATTTGTCGGCGTCACCATCAAGGGTGCCGCTACCGAGTACAGGTGTCGTTGTTCCCAACTCGAACACTTCGTAGCTGTTTGCATCGGGGTTGCCGAAGACGATCTCGACGCCGGCACCCGGAAACAGCGGGTTGCCGGAAAACGCCACCTCGTCCTGCACCAAGGGCGCCGACGCGTTCAAGGTCGAGCCCGCCGGGTTGACGGTCAGTGCGCTGTCCAGGCGGCCCGCATTGATGACGTCCTGAAAGGTGCGCTTGCCATTGTCGCTGATCGGCACCTGCAGGGAGCTGGCGATCTGCAGCTCGCGCTGGCCATCGTCACCGTTGTAGCGGTAGGTGCCGTCAGGGTTTCGTTCGAAGGGCTGGGTCTTGCCCTGGAATCCGGAGAACAGGTACTCGCCGCGTGCATTGCGGGTGTTCATCAGGCTGAGCAGTTCATCTTCACGCTCGCGCAGCTCGGCGGCGATGGATTTGCGGTCCTCGGCACTGAGCGCGCCGTTGCCGGCCTGGCCGGCCAATTCCTTGACGCGCTGGAGAATGGTGGTGGCGGATTTGAGCGTCACCTCTTCCTGGGTCAGGCTGTTCTTGGCTGCCGTGAGATTGGAGCTGTACTGGCCCAGCATGCTCTGCTGCTGCTCCAGCTGCAGCAGGCGTACCGAAGCCACCGGGTCGTCCGCCGGGGTGAGGATGCGGTTGCCGGTACTGATCTGCTCCTGTGTACGGGTCACGTTTGCGTAGTTCCGCTGCAGGCCCGTCACGCCATTGTTGAATTGCTGAATGGTGGAAATGCGCATGGCGGGCTCCGTTAACGGAAGGTATTCATCAAGGTATCGAACAGGCTCCGCGCAACTTGAATGACCTGCGACGAGGCGTTGTAGTACTGCTCGAACTTGATCAGGTTGGCCGCCTCTTCATCCAGGCTGACGCCCGACAGGGAGTCGCGGTTGTCGGTAGCCTGCTTGAGGATCGCGGTGCTGGCCTCGCTGTCGATCCGCGCCTGCGCGGTGAGGGTGCCGACACGTTCGACCAGGTCGCCGTAACCATCGGAGAAGGTCATCCCCGTAGTGCCGGGCGAGTTCAGGTCGATGCCCACGGTCGACTTGGTTTGCAGCTCGGCAAGCTTGAGGCCGTTGCGGTTGTCCGAGACACCCTTGTCGTTGAAGGCAACATTGAAGGTATCGCCATTCTCGGGACGGCCGCTGAGGGTGAAGCGCACCCGGCTGCCATCACTGAGCTGCAACTCGTAGTTGTTCTGCTGTCCAGGCTGGAAGGTGGATGGCACGGCCGCGCTGCCGTCCGGATTGATCCGGCTCAGGGTGGTACCGGCCGGCACGGTGAAGTTGCCGGTGGCGGCGTCATAGGCCAACCCCACCGGCAGGGCCGCAGCCAGGGTCGCGGGGTTGATTGGGCCATTGCTTCCGAAAAGCTCCGGCTGGGTGATTGCGCCCGTACCGCGGTTCTGGGTGTTGGCCTCGGCACGCACCGGGGCAGCAAAGGCCAACTGGTCCGCCTGATCGAGCACGGCCTCGATATCCGCCGCGCCACGGCGGGTCGGTTGCAGCAGGAACACATCACCCTGAACGGCCTTGCCCAGCTCGATCGCACTGAAGGACACGTCAAAGCCCTGCCCACCATTGGGCGCGCGCGCCGGGTCAGCAAGGCTCAGCGAGTATCCGCCACCCGGTGGAGGGTTGGCGCTGGCAGTGACCGCCATGGACGCGCCGTCGGACAGGCGCCGGGCCTCGAAAGTCGGCGGCGTGGTGCTCGAATCGGTCAGCGTCAGGCGGTAGTCACTGGTACCCAGCACGCTGGTGTTGGTGATGTTCAGCAGCGGCTGGGCATTGCCGGTATTGGTGCTGAGGTTGCGGACACGCAAGGCTGCCAAGGCTGGGTCGTTGAAATTGCCAAACAGCGCCGCACCTACCTTGCCCTTCAGGTCCAGGCCCTGGCCGAGCTGGCTGTTCACCTGGTCGCTGATCGACAGCGCCAGGCGCCCGAGGGCGTTCATGCTGGCGTCGAGCGTTTCTTGCCGATAGCGAATCATCCCGCCCAACTCGCCCCCACTGAGTTGGGTGGTCACGCCCTGGCGCGAGTCGCCACTGACGAACTCGATCTCGAAGCGAGTGGGATCGCCCTTGCCGGGCACCGCTTCCAGACGGTTGGCGGTGCTGCCCACCACCAGCGGCTGGCCGGTACCGACGAAGACGCTCTGGGAACCGTCGCTCTGCGGCACAACGCTGACGCCGACGTAGGTCGATAGCTGGCGGATAGCCTCTTCGCGAGCATCCAGCAAATCGTTGGGTTCCTTGCCATTGGCAGCCGCAACGGCAATGGCGTCGTTGAGACTGGCGATGGAGCCGGCCAGGCGGTTCACCTGGTCACTGACCGCAGCCATCTGTTTGTTCAGTGAGTCGTTCTGGGCGTTCAGCCGGTCGTAGACGGTATTGAAACGCCGTGCCAGGCCCTCGGCCTCGGACAGCACCAGCTGCCGCGCCGGGATGTTGGCGGGGTCTTCGGCTGCGGTCTGCATCGCCGCGAAGAAACTCTTCAACGACGGCGTGATCCCGGTGGTGGAGCCGGCCAGCAGCGAGTCGAGCTGGTCGATCTGGCTCTTGTAGGCATTCACGTCGCTGCTCAGCGAGGTGGTATTGCGCAGTTGTGCGGTCAAGAACTCGCTGTAGCTGCGACGGATATCCGTCAGGGAGACGCCACTGCCGATATAGCCCGAACCGGAGAACTGCGGGAGGGTCGTGGACTGCGTCGCGCTCTGCCTGCTGAATCCGGGCGTGTTGACGTTGGCAATGTTGTGGCCGGTGACGGTGAGCTGAGTCTGGCTTACGCGCAGCCCCGACAAGCCAATATTCAGTAAGTCAGCCATGACTCAAGCCTCATGTCCTGGTGGTCGTGCCGTCGACAGCGGCAACGGCCTGATAAATCTGCATGCCGCGGGCGATCTGGGAGATCTTGCGGGCGTACTGCGGGTCGGTGGCGTAGCCGGCCTTCTGCAGCTCGCGCACGAACTGCTCGGGCTTTTCGGTGGAATCCAGCGCTTGCTGGTAGCGGTCGTTGTTCTGCAGGAAGCTCACGTAGTCATGGAAGCTCTGCTCGAAGGAGTTGTAGGAGCGGAACGACGCCGCTTCCTTCACGGCCTTGCCGCCCTTGTACTCGGTGGTGAGCACCCGTGCGGACTCGCCGTCCCAGCTCTTGTGGGCCTTGATGCCGAACAGGTTGTGACTGCTGTCGCCATCGCCCTGGCGAATGATCGACTTGCCCCAACCGGTTTCCAGCGCGGCCTGGGCCACCAGGTAACGCGGGTCGACGCCGATTCGCTCGGCAGCCTTTTCGGCCATGGGCAGCAGGGTTTCGATGAACTCGTTGCGCGAGGCGAACACGCGCTTGCCGACGCCCTGGGTGGCATCCGCGCCCACCGACGCACGTTCGGGAGCGGCATAGGCCTTGGCTGGGGCCCAGTCATTGCCGGCCAGTGGCGTGCCGGCAACCTGCTCGGGCGAAGGCACGATGCCCGCCACTTGGCGGTCGCTGAGTTTGCTCGGCAGTGCCAGGCGGCGCTGGTTGAGCAGCTTGGAATCGTCACGGCCCTCGGTGACGGCGGTGGTTTTCGCCACCGGCTTGCTGCCCTGCACCGGCCAGTTGGCCTCTGCGCCGGCCTGCACCCGGGCGAACGGATTGGGGCGCTCGGCATGCTGGGTCTTGGACAGCTGGCGGGTCAGCACATCGGCCAGACCAACGCCCCCCTGCTTGGAGAGGGTCACGGCCAGCTGCTGGTCGTGCATGTCCTGGTAGGTCTTGGTCTCGTTGCTGTTCAGGTAGTTGCCTTCGGCGAAGGCTTCGCCGGCCTGACGCATGGACTTCATCATCTCGTTGAGGAACAGCGACTCGAACTCCTGGGCCACCTTGCGGATGTTGGCCTCGCTGTCACGATCCTTGCCGGCCTTGAGTTGGCTGAGCCGGTTCAGGTCGGTATAGGCGCCGCTGTCCAGCTTGGCGCCCGAGGCGAGGCCTGCGGAGAGTTTGGAGTTCATCGCCCTTTCCTTAAATCACGATCAGGTCGGCTTGCAGGGCACCGGCCTGCTTCAGCGCTTCGAGGATGGCCATCAGGTCGGAGGGCGCTGCGCCCACCTGGTTAACCGCACGGACGATCTCGTCGAGGGTGGTGCCGGGGCCGAACTTGAACATGGGCTTGGCTTCCTGCTCGGCACTCACCTTCGAGCGCGGCACCACGGCGGTCTGACCACCGGAGAAGGCCTCCGGCTGGCTGACGATGGGGTCTTCGGTGATGGTGACGGTGAGGCTGCCGTGGGTCACGGCGGCCGGCTGCACGCGTACGTTCTGGCCAATGACGATGGTGCCTGTACGCGAGTTGATGATGACCTTGGCCACCGCCTGGCCCGCCTCGATTTCCAGGTTCTCGATCACCGACAGGTAGTCCACGCGCTGGTTCGGGTCCAGCGGCGCGCTGACCCGCACCGAGCCGCCGTCGATGGCCTGGGCGACACCCGGACCAAGCAGTTCGTTGAGCTTGTCGACGATGTTCTTGGCCGTGGTGAAGTCTGGACGGTTGAGGTTCAGGGTGAGGAAATTGCCCTGCTCGAAACCGCTCGGCACCGGCCGCTCGACGGTGGCGCCGGCAGGAATTCGACCGGACGACGGCACGTTGACGGTGATCTTCGAGCCATCGCTGCCCTCGGCGTCGAAGCCACCGACCACCAGGTTGCCCTGGGCGATGGCGTAGACGTTGCCATCGATCCCCTTGAGCGGGGCCATCAGCAGGCTGCCGCCGCGCAGGCTCTTGGCGTTGCCGATGGAGGAAATGGTGACGTCGATGGTCTGCCCAGGCTTGGTGAAGGGCGGCAGGTCGGCGTGGATGGACACCGCCGCGACGTTTTTCAGCTGCACGTTGCCGACGTTGGCCGGCACCTTGATGCCGAATTGCGCCAGCATGTTGTTGAAGGTCTGCAGGGTGAACGGCGTCTGGGTGGTCTGGTCCCCCGTGCCGTTGAGGCCGACGACCAGGCCGTAGCCGATCAACTGGTTGGTCCGTACGCCCTGGATGCTCGCCAGGTCTTTCAGGCGTTCTGCCTGGGCAGCGCCGACTGCGAACAGCAGGCAGAGGGCGGTGATCAGTCGCTTCATGGTCAGCCTCATCAGAACGGGAACAGCGGGCTTATGAAGAACCGGTCGAACCAGCCGGGCTGGCTGGCATCGGCGAAGGCGCCGGTGCCCGAATAGGTGATGCGTGCGTCGGCGACGCGGGTGGACGGCACGGTGTTATCGGTGCCGATGTCGTCGGCGCGGACCATGCCCGCAATGCGCACCAGTTCGTCGCCGGTATTGAGGGTCAGCCACTTCTCGCCGCGGACGGCCAGGATGCCGTTGGGCAGCACCTCGGACACCGTGACGGTGATGGAGCCGGACAGGCTGTTGCTCTGCCCTGCCTTGGAATCGCCCTTGGTGTCGCGGGTGGCGTTGTACTCGGCATCCAGGGACAGGCGCGCCGCATCCAGCGGATTGAGGCCGCCATTGGGGTTGTTCACCGATACGCCGCCGCCGAACAACGAGGTCAGGCCGATGTTGGCGTTGCTGTCCTTCTGGATCTGCGAGTTGGCGTTCTTGCTGGCCTGGGTGCGCTCGTTGAGGGTGATGGTGATGATGTCACCCACGCGATAGGCCTTGCGGTCGTCGTAGAGGTTGGTTTCGAAACCCGCCTGATAGATCGCGCCGTTGTTCTGCGCAGCCGGCAACGGCGTGCGCGGCAGCACGGGCGCGTAGTACGGATCGTTCGGCCGCGGAGCCGGCTGCACGCAGCCCTGGATAAGGGTGATACCGAGCAGCGGGAGAAGAATGATCAGCCGGTTCATGGCGACTACCTCAGGGCGTTACAGGTTCTGCGTGACGAAGGCGAGCATCTGGTCGGCCGTGGAGATGACCTTGGAGTTCATCTCGTAGGCGCGCTGGGTGGTGATCATGTTCACCAACTCCTCGACCACGCTGACGTTGGAGTTCTCCAGGGTGTTCTGCTGCACGGCGCCAAGGCCGGTGAGGCCCGGGGTGCCGACCTGCGGAGCGCCACTGGATGCGGTCTCCAGGAACAGGTTGTTGCCGATGGCCTGCAGGCCGCCGTAGTTGACGAAGTCGGCGGTCTGGATGTTGCCGATCACCTGGGCAGCGGGATTGCCCACGGTGGTCACGGAGACGGTGCCGTCCTCACCCACGGTGAAGGTCTGCACTTCGGCGGGCAGGACGATGGCCGGCTCCAGGGCGAAACCCTGGGAGGTGACGATCTGGCCGTCGGCGTTCAGGTGAAAGCTGCCGTCGCGGGTGTAGGAGACCGTGCCGTCAGGCAACAGCACCTGGAAGAAGCCGCGGCCGTTGATGGCCATGTCCAGCGGCTGCTCGGTGGTCTGCAGGCTGCCCTGGGTGAAGATTTTCTGCGTGCCGGCGATGCGCACACCGGTACCCAGTTGCAGGCCGGTGGGCAATTCGCTGTCCTGGCTGGTCTGGCCACCCGGCTGGCGACGGATCTGGTACAGCAGGTCTTCGAACTCGGCGCGATCGCGCTTGAAGCCGGTGGTCGAGACGTTCGCCAGGTTGTTGGAAATGGTGGTCAGGTTCATGTCCTGGGCGGACAGGCCGGTCTTGCTGACCCAGAGTGCCGGAAGCATTGTCTTCTCCTCGGGCGCCGGAATCATGGCGCCGCGTACTGGTGATTAGCTGAACTGCAAGACCCGCGCCATCGCCGAAGAGTTGTCTTCGGCAGTACGCATCATCTTCACGGAGAGCTCGAACTGGCGGGACAGCGAGAGGATCGCGGTCATCTCTTCAACGGCGTTGACGTTGCTGGCCTCGATGAAGCCGGACGTCACGCGCACATTGGCGTCGGCCTGCACGGCCTGCTGCGGGTCCTTCAGCCGGATCAGGCCGTCAGCGCCCTTCTCCAGTTGCTTGGGATCGGGATTGACCAGCTTGAGGCGATCCACCTCGGCCACCACATTGGGGGCCTCGCCCAGTGCGCGGATGCTGATGGTGCCGTCCTGGCCGATCTCGACTTTCTGCTCCGGCGGAATGGCGATGGGACCGGCATTGCCCATGACCGGCAAACCGTTGCCGGTGCGCAACTGGCCAAGGGCGTCGACCTGCAGGCTGGCGGTACGCACATAGGCTTCGCCGCCATCCGGGGCCTGAACCGCAACCCAGCCCTCGCCTTCGATCGCCACATCCAGGTCGCGGCCGGTTTCCTGCAGCGCGCCAGGGGTGAAATCAGTGCCAGGGCGTTCGGTCATGGCATAGACCCGCGACGGAAAGCTGTCACCGAACACCGGCATGGAACGCGCCTGCTCGAAATCGCGACGGAAGCCGGAGGTCGAGATGTTCGCCAGGTTGTTGGCATGGGCGCGCTGGGCCAGCGAGTTCTGGCTGGCTCCGCTCATTGCGACGTAAAGCATCTTGTCCATGAATGTCTCCGAGTGGGCGTTGCCGCCCTTGGCTCTTTGCACGCTATCCAGCAAGCGCCATGCCAAACTCGAAAACTATTAGTAAGGCATTGAAATAAAACAGATTTTTATAAAAAGAAAAGACCTCGCACGAGGTCTTGTCAAAGCGCTGACGGCGAGGGGCTGCCGCCAGCGGCAAGGGGATTTGCCGCTCAGGGGGGGGCGAGCTGGTGGGCTGAAGCGGAACGCCGCCCGGTCCGACCTACCGAACTCGACCGTAGGGTGCGCCATGTGTTCAGCCGGGGGACATAGGTAACGGGTGTCGGGAGACATGGGTAACGCATTTAGGCTTACGGAATCCTTCGACTCTGGAGTTCGAGCGATGCCGTGGCAGGAGTGCACCACCATGTCGATTCGACGCGAGTTTGTGCGGTTGGCCGAACAACCGCAGAGCAACGTGCGGGAGCTGTGTCGGCGCTACGGCATCAGCCCGAAAACCGCCTACAAATGGTTACAGCGCCACCGCGAGCACGGCGATGCGGGGTTGCAGGAGCGCTCACGCCGGCCGTTGCACAGCCCTGGGCGCAGCGACCCGGACTTGGAACAGGCGGTGGTGCAGTTGCACCACCGTTTCCCGTATTGGGGCGCCCGCAAGCTGCGCGGCCTGCTGCCGGCCGCGTTCGAGCGTCCCCACCACAGCACCCTCGACGCCATCCTCCGCCGCCATGGTTGCCGGGTGCGCTACCACGCCGAGGAGGCCGAAGCTCCGGCCACGCAGCGCTTCGAGCACTGCCAGCCGAACGAGCTCTGGCAGATGGACTTCAAGGGCCACTTCCCGCTCGCCGACGGCCGCTCGTCGCGCTGCCACCCGTTGACGCTGTTGGATGATCACTCACGCTTTGCCCTCTGCCTGGAGGCCTGCGAGGGCGAGCGCCTCGAACTGGTTCGACCGCACCTGATCCAGGTCTTTCGCCGCTATGGCCTACCGCGCCGGATCACCGCCGACAACGGTCCGCCCTGGGGCTCGAACATCGCGGGCGGCCTGTCCGCCCTGGAGGTCTGGCTGATGCGGCTCGGCATCGAGGTCAGCCACAGCCGCCCTCATCATCCGCAGACCCAGGGCAAGCTGGAACGCTTCCACCAGACACTCAAGCGCGAGTTACTGCAGCGCTCGTTTCGCGACTTGGCGCACTGCCAGCAGGCGATGGCGCACTGGCGGGAGCAGTACAACCACGACCGCCCGCATGAGGCGCTGGGCCAACTGCCACCGATCACGCGCTACCAGCCAAGCCGGCGCAGCTACCCGGAGCAATTGCCTGAGCTGGACTACGAACCGGGCGACCGGGTGCTCAAGGTCGGCCGCGTCGGCCAGGTCAGTTTCCAGGGACGCAGCCTGTTCGTCGGCGGGGGGCTGTACGGGGAACGCGTCGCTCTCCGCCCCACCGCCGTCGATGGCGTCTACGATGTGGTGTTCATCCACAAGACCCTGCGCCAAGTCGACTTGAGACCGGGCAAGACATGATCATCAACCCGTTACCCATGTCTCCCGACAAGCGTTACCCATCTATCCCGGCTGAACACCATGCGCACCAGGGCGAAGCAATGCCTGGGCAAAGACGCTACCCCGGCGCCGGTACCGGTGCGCGCAGCGCACCCTACGAACTATCAGCGGAGATTGATGATGGTCTGGGTTACGGCGTCCTCAGTCTGGATGGTCTTGGCGTTCGCCTGGTAGTTGCGCTGGGCGACGATCAGGTTCACCAACTGGTCCGACAACTCGACGTTGGAGTCTTCCAGGGCGCCCGCCTGCAAGGCACCCAGGGTGCCGGAACGCGGCGTGCCCACTACCGGCTCACCGGACTCGAAGGACTGCACCCAGCCCGTCTTGCCCACCGGGGTCAGGCCCTGGACGCTGGCGAAGTTGGCGAGGATGACCTGGCCTTGCACCTTGGACTGGCCGTTGGTGTAGCGTGCGAAGATCACGCCGGTGTCGTCGATTTCCAGGCCCGCTAGCTGGCCGGTGGTGTAGCCGTCCTGGCTGATGCTGTTGACGGCGAAGGCGCTGGAATACTGGCTGGAACCACGGATATCGATACTGACACCACCCGCATTGGCCGTGGCGCCGTTGGACGACCACTGCGCCGGGGTGCCGCCATCGGATACCGCCGGGACCCAGTCGTCCAGGTTCATCAGGCCGGTGGCCGGGTCGTAGTTCAGTTCGCCACCGGCCGCCATGCCGGCGGTATTCAGGCTGCCGTCGGCATTGAACAGCAGGTTGGTGGTGTGCGGATCGGTACTGGTGGGATCGGCCGGATTGCGCCCGTCCACCAGGACCGCCATGGTCCAGTTGTTGGTGACTGGCGGAGTCGCGGCCGGGTCCGAGTTATTGATGAAGTACTGGGTCATGACATGGGCGTTGCCCTGGGAGTCATAGATGTTGACCGAGGTGGACGAGGTGTAGGTGGTCGGGTCGGCCGGGTTGAACGGGGTATTGGTCGGCGCCTTGGTGGTGGAGTTCAGGTTGAACTTCTGCGCCATCTGGGTGGTGGCCTTGGGTGCCTGGCTCGAGGTCTGCACCTGCAGGTCGCTGACCACGCCGTTCTGCAGGTTGCCGTTGCCATCCACGCCGTAGCCCTGCAGGCGGTAACCGAAGTTGTTGACGATGTAGCCATCGCGGTCAGTGCCGAAGTAGCCGGCACGGGTGTAGCTGACCTCGCCATTGTTACTGGTCTGGAAGAAGCCGTTGCCATTGATGGCCAAGTCCAGGGCGTTCTGGGTGTAGTTGATGTTGCCCTGGTTGAACAACTGCGACACGTCGCCGAGGGCAACGCCACTGCCCTGGGGATTCTTGCCGGTGCCGAGCACCGAAGAGGCATAGACGTCGGCGAACTCCGCGCGGGACTGCTTGAAGCCCGCAGTGCCGGCGTTGGCAATGTTGTTGCCGGTGACATTGAGGTCGCTGGTCGCTGCCCGCAGGCCACTGAGACCGATGTTGAACGCCATTTGAATCTCCTTTGCCGGTGCTTCCCGGCGCTCTGAACCGGGAAGTTACTGACCGATGACCTGGACCTTGGACAGGCCGACGCTGCCGATGCCCGCGAGGTTGAGCATCAGTTCGCCGCCGTTCTGCCCCAGGGTGACGCTGTCGACGTTGGCCGGCAGCAGGGTGTAGAGGGCCTTGGTCTCGCCGCCGTACTGCGCCTGCGCTTCGAACTTGTAGGTGCCCGGCGGCATGAGATTGCCGCTGGAATCCTTGCCGTCCCACATGAAGCTGACGCTGCCGGCGGACTGCTGGCCCAGGTTGATACGGTTCACCAGTGAACCTGCGCCGTCGTAGACGTTGACCCAGACGTTGCTGCTGGAAATCGGCAGGTTGGCGCTGGCCTTGAAGGTTTCGCTGGTGTCCACCACCGCCTTCTCGGTGGGCACGATGACCTTGCGC comes from the Pseudomonas sp. TCU-HL1 genome and includes:
- a CDS encoding flagellin, whose amino-acid sequence is MALTVNTNIASLNTQRNLNTSANALSTTMQRLSTGSRINSAKDDAAGLQISNRMTSQINGLGVAVRNANDGISLAQTAEGALQQSTNILQRMRDLSLQSANGTNDESDRKALQKEVSTLQSELNRIAETTTFGGRKVLDGSMANVDFQVGANARETIGVNIKSASANDIGSFTIKSSGTVTGSAVTNAAAVPVSGLPAVAAGALVITGPEGQKATQSAVAANGSARDLAAAINEVTTDTGVTAQASTKAQLSGLAETGVVSFTLKGANSTAINIEATIADRTDLTSLANVINAQSASTGIVAEASKGDGKLTLSSKDGYNIEIGNFLVDNDGAGQATTDSIVSVTAFDENGDAANTEVLNESGGTDAFDSTTVVGNFTMSALGNFSVTGSATTYIAAADVNSKQSAVSAIDISSESGAQDAISVIDSALAQIDEVRSGLGAAQNRFENTISNLQNVQENVSAARGRIKDTDYAAETANLSKNQILQQAGTAILAQANQLPQAVLSLLQ
- the flgL gene encoding flagellar hook-associated protein FlgL, which codes for MRISTIQQFNNGVTGLQRNYANVTRTQEQISTGNRILTPADDPVASVRLLQLEQQQSMLGQYSSNLTAAKNSLTQEEVTLKSATTILQRVKELAGQAGNGALSAEDRKSIAAELREREDELLSLMNTRNARGEYLFSGFQGKTQPFERNPDGTYRYNGDDGQRELQIASSLQVPISDNGKRTFQDVINAGRLDSALTVNPAGSTLNASAPLVQDEVAFSGNPLFPGAGVEIVFGNPDANSYEVFELGTTTPVLGSGTLDGDADKSDKLVFRGVSIVFDGVPVGGETIQVTPQPSEQKQGILDTIAKLRMALESATDTPAGNLDVRDAVAEALTNLDHGMVRVDAVQGDIGARLNVVETTLTDNEDVGLVNQAVQAELRELDYPEALSRLSFQSIILDAAQQSYVKISSLNLFNNLR
- the flgK gene encoding flagellar hook-associated protein FlgK yields the protein MADLLNIGLSGLRVSQTQLTVTGHNIANVNTPGFSRQSATQSTTLPQFSGSGYIGSGVSLTDIRRSYSEFLTAQLRNTTSLSSDVNAYKSQIDQLDSLLAGSTTGITPSLKSFFAAMQTAAEDPANIPARQLVLSEAEGLARRFNTVYDRLNAQNDSLNKQMAAVSDQVNRLAGSIASLNDAIAVAAANGKEPNDLLDAREEAIRQLSTYVGVSVVPQSDGSQSVFVGTGQPLVVGSTANRLEAVPGKGDPTRFEIEFVSGDSRQGVTTQLSGGELGGMIRYRQETLDASMNALGRLALSISDQVNSQLGQGLDLKGKVGAALFGNFNDPALAALRVRNLSTNTGNAQPLLNITNTSVLGTSDYRLTLTDSSTTPPTFEARRLSDGASMAVTASANPPPGGGYSLSLADPARAPNGGQGFDVSFSAIELGKAVQGDVFLLQPTRRGAADIEAVLDQADQLAFAAPVRAEANTQNRGTGAITQPELFGSNGPINPATLAAALPVGLAYDAATGNFTVPAGTTLSRINPDGSAAVPSTFQPGQQNNYELQLSDGSRVRFTLSGRPENGDTFNVAFNDKGVSDNRNGLKLAELQTKSTVGIDLNSPGTTGMTFSDGYGDLVERVGTLTAQARIDSEASTAILKQATDNRDSLSGVSLDEEAANLIKFEQYYNASSQVIQVARSLFDTLMNTFR
- the flgJ gene encoding flagellar assembly peptidoglycan hydrolase FlgJ, with the protein product MNSKLSAGLASGAKLDSGAYTDLNRLSQLKAGKDRDSEANIRKVAQEFESLFLNEMMKSMRQAGEAFAEGNYLNSNETKTYQDMHDQQLAVTLSKQGGVGLADVLTRQLSKTQHAERPNPFARVQAGAEANWPVQGSKPVAKTTAVTEGRDDSKLLNQRRLALPSKLSDRQVAGIVPSPEQVAGTPLAGNDWAPAKAYAAPERASVGADATQGVGKRVFASRNEFIETLLPMAEKAAERIGVDPRYLVAQAALETGWGKSIIRQGDGDSSHNLFGIKAHKSWDGESARVLTTEYKGGKAVKEAASFRSYNSFEQSFHDYVSFLQNNDRYQQALDSTEKPEQFVRELQKAGYATDPQYARKISQIARGMQIYQAVAAVDGTTTRT
- a CDS encoding flagellar basal body P-ring protein FlgI; its protein translation is MKRLITALCLLFAVGAAQAERLKDLASIQGVRTNQLIGYGLVVGLNGTGDQTTQTPFTLQTFNNMLAQFGIKVPANVGNVQLKNVAAVSIHADLPPFTKPGQTIDVTISSIGNAKSLRGGSLLMAPLKGIDGNVYAIAQGNLVVGGFDAEGSDGSKITVNVPSSGRIPAGATVERPVPSGFEQGNFLTLNLNRPDFTTAKNIVDKLNELLGPGVAQAIDGGSVRVSAPLDPNQRVDYLSVIENLEIEAGQAVAKVIINSRTGTIVIGQNVRVQPAAVTHGSLTVTITEDPIVSQPEAFSGGQTAVVPRSKVSAEQEAKPMFKFGPGTTLDEIVRAVNQVGAAPSDLMAILEALKQAGALQADLIVI
- the flgH gene encoding flagellar basal body L-ring protein FlgH → MNRLIILLPLLGITLIQGCVQPAPRPNDPYYAPVLPRTPLPAAQNNGAIYQAGFETNLYDDRKAYRVGDIITITLNERTQASKNANSQIQKDSNANIGLTSLFGGGVSVNNPNGGLNPLDAARLSLDAEYNATRDTKGDSKAGQSNSLSGSITVTVSEVLPNGILAVRGEKWLTLNTGDELVRIAGMVRADDIGTDNTVPSTRVADARITYSGTGAFADASQPGWFDRFFISPLFPF